A portion of the Gallus gallus isolate bGalGal1 chromosome 16, bGalGal1.mat.broiler.GRCg7b, whole genome shotgun sequence genome contains these proteins:
- the LOC121106915 gene encoding zinc finger and BTB domain-containing protein 22-like isoform X1, with protein MEAACGDGGHDGGGHDSHGGDHDGGGHDGPHHHHHHHHHHHHHQQQQQHHGSHPGLLHVDFPEITSALLANLNQQRVEGKLCDISIHVQGRVFRAHRAVLAASSPYFHDQVLLKNMTSIVLPNVMDPSAFETVLGSAYTGRLSMAPEEIVNFLTVGSVLQMWHIVDKCTELLKEGRVAVGLAAAVGSSSSSVGPSSLGSSSSSVGPSSLGSLSMGPSSLGVGPSSSMGPSSLGMGSSSSVGPSSLGSSSMGPSSSVGPSSMAVGPLSSVGPTSLGMGSTPSSVGPSSLAVGPSSSSVGPSSSSLRSHSSRTSDNQSPSSSNYFSPRETPEEPPRAPQPRDGAASKSSADALEPEEEEEEEEEEPTRRPLYVRPSIVPHKQWVYVKQEWLQEDLVLTCEEDEDPLPPRPPKTEEEEDEQVDFCESSEDFPSPYGGLEEPPEPPGLPPRPLLPMDMQGNQILVFPPQPAAEHGAVRLTAAPDGNKIFMCHCGKAFSHKSMRDRHVNMHLNLRPFACPVCSKKFKMKHHLTEHMKTHTGLKPYQCDVCAKKFMWRDSFVRHKGHCERRHRAARAAPRRAAPRDPPEGGRGVGGGAEGGGVRRGEGVKGGRRWGGGGCGDAP; from the coding sequence ATGGAGGCGGCGTGCGGCGACGGCGGCCACGACGGCGGCGGCCATGACAGTCATGGCGGCGACCACGACGGCGGCGGCCATGACGgcccccaccaccaccaccaccaccaccaccaccaccaccaccaccagcagcagcagcagcaccacggCAGCCATCCGGGCCTCCTCCACGTGGACTTCCCCGAAATCACCAGCGCCCTCCTGGCCAACCTGAACCAGCAGCGCGTGGAGGGGAAGCTGTGCGACATCTCCATCCACGTGCAGGGCCGCGTCTTCCGCGCCCACCGCGCCGTGCTGGCCGCCTCGTCGCCCTACTTCCACGACCAGGTGCTGCTGAAGAACATGACCTCCATCGTCCTGCCCAACGTCATGGACCCCTCGGCCTTCGAGACGGTGCTGGGCTCGGCCTACACGGGGCGGCTGTCCATGGCGCCGGAGGAGATCGTCAACTTCCTGACGGTGGGGAGCGTCCTGCAGATGTGGCACATCGTGGATAAGTGCACCGAGCTGCTCAAGGAGGGCCGCGTCGCCGTGGGGCTGGCGGCGGCTGTGGGGTCGTCGTCGTCATCGGTGGGGCCGTCGTCGTTGGGGTCGTCGTCGTCGTCGGTGGGGCCGTCGTCGCTGGGGTCGTTGTCAATGGGGCCGTCGTCGTTGGGAGTGGGGCCGTCGTCGTCAATGGGGCCGTCGTCCTTAGGGATGGGGTCGTCGTCGTCAGTGGGGCCGTCGTCGTTGGGGTCGTCGTCGATGGGACCGTCGTCCTCCGTGGGGCCGTCGTCAATGGCGGTGGGGCCGCTGTCCTCCGTGGGGCCGACGTCGTTGGGAATGGGGTCGACGCCGTCCTCCGTGGGGCCGTCGTCGTTGGCCGTGGGGCCGTCGTCGTCCTCCGTGGGGCCGTCGTCGTCGTCGCTGCGCTCCCACTCCAGCCGCACCAGCGACAACCAatcccccagcagctccaacTACTTCAGCCCCCGCGAGACCCCCGAGGAGCCCCCCAGGGCCCCCCAGCCCCGCGACGGGGCGGCCTCCAAGAGCTCCGCGGACGCTCTGGAGccggaggaggaagaggaggaagaggaagaagagccGACGCGGCGGCCCCTCTACGTGCGGCCCAGCATCGTGCCCCACAAGCAGTGGGTCTACGTCAAGCAGGAGTGGCTGCAGGAGGATTTGGTCCTCACCTGCGAGGAGGACGaggaccccctccccccccgcccgcccaagacggaggaggaggaggacgagcaGGTCGACTTCTGCGAGTCCTCCGAGGACTTCCCGTCGCCCTACGGCGGCCTGGAGGAGCCCCCCGAGCCCCCCGGcctccccccccgcccgctGCTCCCCATGGACATGCAGGGCAATCAGATCCTGGTGTTCCCCCCGCAGCCGGCGGCCGAGCACGGCGCCGTGCGGCTCACGGCGGCCCCGGACGGCAATAAGATCTTCATGTGCCACTGCGGGAAGGCCTTCTCCCATAAGAGCATGCGCGACCGCCACGTCAACATGCACCTCAACCTGCGGCCCTTCGCCTGCCCCGTGTGCAGCAAGAAGTTCAAGATGAAGCACCACCTGACGGAGCACATGAAGACCCACACCGGCCTCAAGCCCTACCAGTGCGACGTCTGCGCCAAGAAGTTCATGTGGCGCGACAGCTTCGTGCGCCACAAAGGGCACTGCGAGCGGAGGCACCGCGCGGCCCGCGCAGCCCCACGGCGCGCAGccccccgggaccccccggAAGGGGGGCGGGGAGTGGGCGGAGGCGCAGAGGGAGGCGGCGTTCGGAGGGGGGAAGGCGTGAAAGGGGGGCGgcggtggggcggggggggatgCGGGGACGCCCCGTAG